A portion of the Elusimicrobiota bacterium genome contains these proteins:
- the hldD gene encoding ADP-L-glycero-D-manno-heptose-6-epimerase — protein MKIILTGAAGFIGSCYLRKLNDMGLSDVWIVDTPLSAEGVENLQGKKFKDYLSREDLLQRISREQFKDVDVIVHMGACSDTTEMDRAFLKRNNFEYSQTLALWALTKGKRFHYASSASVYGDGKNGYQDDDSLLAQFKPLNPYAESKHAFDSWLIHEKLTNQVVGFRYFNVFGPNEYHKGDMRSMVCKAVDQINKDGAVKLFATTRPGYPDGSEERDFVYVKDVNEVMAYFLEHPDKNGIFNVGSGKARSFKDLMLAVFSALGKEPVIQYIPMPERLKGQYQYFTEADLSKLRSVGYNKPFLKLEESVGDYVKNHLIQQQRIY, from the coding sequence ATGAAGATTATTTTGACTGGGGCGGCGGGTTTTATTGGGAGTTGTTATCTTCGGAAACTCAACGACATGGGTCTCTCCGACGTTTGGATCGTTGATACGCCGCTTTCCGCGGAGGGGGTGGAAAACCTCCAAGGGAAAAAATTTAAAGATTATTTAAGTCGCGAGGACCTGTTGCAGCGGATCAGCCGGGAACAGTTCAAGGATGTGGATGTGATTGTCCATATGGGCGCCTGTTCCGATACAACCGAAATGGACCGGGCCTTTCTCAAACGGAACAATTTTGAATACAGCCAAACCTTGGCTCTGTGGGCTTTGACGAAGGGAAAACGTTTCCACTACGCCTCCAGCGCATCGGTGTATGGGGACGGAAAAAACGGATATCAGGACGATGACAGTCTTCTCGCTCAATTCAAACCCCTCAATCCCTACGCGGAATCAAAACACGCGTTTGATTCTTGGCTTATTCACGAGAAACTCACGAACCAAGTGGTGGGGTTTCGTTATTTTAATGTGTTTGGCCCCAATGAATACCACAAGGGGGACATGCGCAGCATGGTGTGCAAAGCGGTGGATCAGATAAATAAGGATGGAGCGGTCAAACTGTTTGCCACCACGCGGCCCGGTTATCCGGATGGGTCGGAGGAGCGAGATTTTGTGTATGTCAAAGATGTGAATGAGGTGATGGCCTATTTCTTGGAGCATCCCGATAAAAACGGCATTTTCAATGTGGGGTCGGGGAAGGCGCGGTCCTTCAAAGATTTGATGTTGGCGGTTTTCTCGGCGCTTGGAAAAGAACCCGTCATTCAATACATTCCCATGCCGGAACGGCTCAAAGGCCAATATCAATATTTCACAGAGGCGGACTTGTCAAAATTACGGTCCGTGGGTTACAACAAACCCTTCCTGAAATTGGAAGAGTCTGTCGGGGACTATGTGAAGAACCATTTAATTCAGCAGCAAAGGATTTACTGA
- the argA gene encoding Amino-acid acetyltransferase — MSAFKIREAQGEDLPAILHLINSSSSGGKILKRTRKEVRKVLRSFAVAEVDGQVVACGSFEIYNKKLGEIRSLVVATEYRRRGIATALIKRFIDIARKKEIYEVLAITDRAKVFSPHGFSQQLQGQKALFLRP, encoded by the coding sequence GTGTCAGCGTTTAAAATTCGCGAAGCGCAAGGGGAAGATCTTCCCGCGATTCTCCATCTCATCAACTCTTCTTCGAGTGGGGGGAAAATATTAAAGCGCACACGCAAAGAGGTGCGGAAAGTTCTTCGCAGTTTTGCGGTGGCGGAAGTGGATGGTCAGGTGGTGGCTTGTGGGTCCTTCGAGATATACAACAAGAAATTGGGGGAAATCAGATCGCTCGTTGTGGCGACCGAATACCGAAGACGCGGAATTGCCACGGCTCTCATTAAACGGTTTATTGATATCGCCCGAAAAAAAGAAATTTACGAAGTGCTGGCCATTACCGATCGCGCCAAGGTATTTTCTCCCCACGGATTCTCTCAACAACTTCAAGGTCAAAAAGCCCTTTTTTTAAGGCCGTAA
- the metF gene encoding 5,10-methylenetetrahydrofolate reductase, translating into MKVTSILQNKRPVVSFEFFPPKTDEGLKNLMETISSLKELSPSFVSMTYGAGGSTRAKTVELVSRIKHEIGLETVAHLTCVGHSQAELKTILTELQQRGVENILGLRGDPPKGQTTFVPAPDGFSHASQLVKFIRDHFPFCIGVAGYPEKHIESASLESDMNHLHEKVQAGGDFIVTQLFFDNAQYFSFSDRLKKMGVSVPVIAGIMPITDFEQIKRFASMCGASIPEALRVKMEGAGGDKSRVEQIGIDYATAQCVELLQKGIPGIHFYTLNKSHATREIFLALKKRGVVS; encoded by the coding sequence ATGAAAGTCACATCCATCCTTCAAAACAAGCGGCCGGTGGTGTCTTTTGAGTTTTTTCCTCCGAAAACCGACGAGGGACTCAAGAATTTGATGGAGACCATTTCTTCCTTAAAAGAATTGTCCCCTTCCTTTGTTTCCATGACCTATGGCGCGGGAGGCAGCACGCGCGCCAAAACAGTGGAGTTGGTTTCCCGCATTAAACATGAAATTGGACTTGAGACCGTGGCGCACCTGACCTGCGTGGGACACAGTCAAGCTGAACTCAAAACCATATTGACGGAACTGCAACAGCGGGGCGTTGAGAATATATTGGGGTTACGCGGGGATCCGCCGAAAGGACAAACCACTTTTGTTCCAGCGCCCGATGGTTTTTCTCACGCTTCTCAATTGGTGAAGTTCATCCGTGACCATTTTCCTTTCTGTATTGGCGTGGCGGGGTACCCTGAAAAACACATCGAGTCCGCTTCTTTGGAAAGTGATATGAATCATCTCCATGAAAAAGTGCAAGCGGGAGGAGATTTCATTGTCACGCAACTCTTTTTTGACAACGCGCAATATTTTTCCTTTTCGGATCGTCTAAAAAAGATGGGCGTATCCGTTCCTGTCATCGCCGGTATCATGCCGATCACCGATTTTGAGCAGATTAAACGTTTTGCCAGTATGTGCGGCGCTTCAATCCCCGAAGCGCTTCGTGTGAAGATGGAAGGCGCGGGAGGGGACAAGTCGCGCGTGGAGCAAATTGGTATTGATTATGCCACGGCACAATGTGTGGAATTGCTCCAGAAAGGGATTCCCGGTATTCACTTCTATACCCTGAATAAATCTCATGCCACGCGGGAAATATTCTTGGCGTTAAAAAAGAGAGGTGTCGTTTCATGA
- the act gene encoding Methanol dehydrogenase activator produces the protein MNLREKYIKRIKEIQGRAVGFRIDQVQLPNGHVANREYLNHPGAVAVLPIVAPGRIIMVRQFRHPVGEITLEIPAGKLDKGEMPLTCVKRELEEETGYKAGRIKKLLSFWPTAAFANEVIHVYVADKLFKGRFNPDEDEFLSCKVYSLKTLLRSIQQGKIKDSKTIIALLAYKNILRP, from the coding sequence ATGAACCTCAGAGAAAAATACATCAAACGAATTAAGGAAATTCAGGGACGGGCCGTTGGGTTTCGGATTGATCAAGTCCAACTCCCCAATGGCCACGTGGCCAACCGTGAATATTTAAATCACCCGGGAGCCGTGGCTGTTTTGCCGATTGTGGCCCCCGGAAGAATTATCATGGTGCGCCAATTTCGCCATCCGGTGGGTGAAATCACCTTGGAAATTCCGGCCGGGAAATTGGACAAAGGCGAAATGCCTCTCACCTGTGTCAAACGTGAATTGGAGGAAGAAACGGGGTACAAAGCCGGCCGCATCAAAAAACTTTTATCGTTCTGGCCCACGGCCGCTTTCGCCAATGAGGTTATCCACGTCTACGTGGCTGATAAATTATTCAAAGGCCGTTTCAACCCTGATGAGGATGAATTTTTGAGTTGCAAAGTGTATTCGCTTAAAACGCTGCTTCGCTCCATCCAACAAGGAAAAATCAAAGATTCAAAAACAATCATCGCGCTCTTGGCTTATAAAAATATTTTACGGCCTTAA
- the bepA_3 gene encoding Beta-barrel assembly-enhancing protease, with product MKHHFLLAAGIGFFLAACATVQYTGRKQFNLVSPEQEAQLGEQAYQEILQKTPLTKNADYQRRIREIGARIQAVANEPSFKWEFNVLQGKEVNAFCLPGGKVAFWDGIMPICESDAGVAVVMGHEVAHALAHHGAERMSQGMGAEIIGELLSMGLGKASPEVRNGAMQAFGLGAQVGVILPFSRKHESEADKIGLILMAKAGYDPRTAVDFWKRMAQSGGQKPPEFLSSHPSDETRIKQIESWLPEALSYYKP from the coding sequence ATGAAACATCATTTTTTACTCGCCGCGGGGATTGGTTTTTTTCTGGCCGCTTGTGCCACGGTTCAATACACAGGACGAAAACAGTTCAATTTGGTCTCGCCGGAGCAAGAAGCCCAGTTGGGCGAGCAGGCCTATCAGGAAATCCTTCAAAAGACGCCGCTCACCAAGAATGCCGACTATCAGCGGCGGATTCGCGAGATTGGCGCGCGCATTCAGGCGGTGGCCAATGAGCCCTCTTTCAAGTGGGAGTTCAATGTCCTTCAAGGAAAAGAAGTGAATGCCTTCTGTTTGCCGGGCGGAAAAGTGGCGTTTTGGGACGGAATCATGCCGATCTGTGAGTCCGATGCCGGAGTGGCGGTGGTGATGGGTCACGAAGTGGCGCACGCGTTGGCCCACCATGGAGCTGAGCGAATGAGCCAAGGAATGGGAGCGGAAATTATTGGAGAGCTTTTATCCATGGGCCTTGGGAAAGCCTCACCAGAGGTGCGCAATGGAGCGATGCAAGCTTTTGGATTGGGCGCCCAGGTGGGGGTCATTCTTCCTTTCAGCCGAAAACATGAATCGGAGGCCGACAAGATAGGACTCATCTTGATGGCCAAGGCGGGTTATGATCCCCGCACCGCCGTCGATTTTTGGAAAAGAATGGCCCAGTCGGGAGGGCAGAAACCGCCGGAGTTTTTGTCGTCCCACCCCTCCGATGAAACGCGCATCAAGCAAATCGAGAGTTGGTTGCCAGAGGCGTTGAGTTATTACAAGCCCTGA
- the nadK gene encoding NAD kinase, with translation MSIHPRSHFPSKIQSVTVVCNPEKQRARSELSRLQEWFRRNKIVVNPIQRLNQSDALVTLGGDGTILSVAAKAAQAGVPVLGINIGRLGFMTSIELGALYPSLKRWVSGKWDISERLMLEVSAPRVKESLFALNEAVVRCGSTTRVITVDASIENENLGRFTGDGVIVATPTGSTAYSLAAQGPVVHPEVEALVLTPVCAHSFTQRPVVYPKHQKLILSLQDQRVGNEVQLCLDGQRVYALKSGDKVGIQCALHKLKLFQEPGVSYFSVLREKLSWGER, from the coding sequence ATGTCTATCCATCCCCGATCCCATTTCCCTTCCAAAATCCAATCCGTGACGGTTGTTTGTAATCCTGAAAAACAACGGGCGCGCTCTGAATTGTCGCGTCTTCAGGAGTGGTTTAGACGGAACAAGATCGTAGTGAATCCCATTCAAAGATTAAACCAATCCGATGCGTTGGTGACCTTGGGCGGAGATGGCACCATCCTTTCGGTGGCCGCCAAGGCGGCCCAAGCGGGTGTTCCGGTGTTGGGCATCAATATCGGGCGTCTGGGGTTTATGACCTCGATCGAATTGGGGGCTCTGTATCCTTCGCTTAAACGATGGGTGTCGGGCAAATGGGATATCTCCGAACGGCTCATGTTGGAGGTGTCGGCCCCGCGGGTTAAAGAGTCTTTGTTTGCTTTAAATGAAGCGGTGGTTCGATGCGGGTCGACCACGCGTGTGATCACGGTGGACGCTTCCATTGAAAATGAAAACCTGGGACGTTTTACAGGGGATGGAGTGATTGTGGCCACGCCCACAGGCTCCACCGCCTATTCCTTGGCGGCCCAAGGGCCGGTGGTCCATCCGGAGGTGGAAGCGCTCGTGCTCACCCCCGTTTGTGCCCACAGCTTTACCCAACGCCCGGTGGTTTATCCCAAACATCAGAAATTGATCCTCAGCCTTCAAGACCAACGGGTTGGAAATGAAGTACAACTTTGTCTGGACGGTCAGCGGGTTTATGCGCTTAAATCCGGAGACAAAGTGGGAATTCAATGCGCTTTGCATAAATTAAAACTGTTTCAGGAGCCTGGGGTATCCTACTTCAGTGTTTTAAGAGAAAAATTATCTTGGGGAGAGCGATGA
- the sasA_13 gene encoding Adaptive-response sensory-kinase SasA, protein MHYSNMWELAFALASFATGILSLLLAITVVLGNPRLKENRSWALASLSVAVWAGGLGFAILAADKEQSLFWNQIFYCGGVWVPTTFLWFVSIFTKKPISKLILFGAIIISFILTVILVSQIEWFIVDLVPRGPFRYWESLGPAYHLFSLFFFLGMLYSISHLYKAMKNDQFLEKQKLLWVLVGMGVGVFGGSTNFFYDYSINIPPFGQFLVFLYPLLMSWAIVRYQALDVRILFRKTGLLVGIYLLLILLVAPVLFLLQGMIGLRGAREAVIFFLSSLIVGVILSLAPFAYAYFVQRSRFFHEHTLAGIAHELKSPLAIIESALEVLTDSNGLKKSAAVQKDYLEMIERNTSRLQLYVNDLLQVFNLQGKKLPLKMDAVDIRSVCDKVVDVVRPLALAKGLKLATVYPDQLDPIRIDSEKIEKVVSNLLSNALKFTDKGEIELLVIVNGNNGITIKITDTGKGIPKEDVPFIFERFYQGAAGRSAKGTGLGLAIARAWVEAHGGSIHAESRGAGKGSCLWFSLPK, encoded by the coding sequence ATGCATTATTCAAATATGTGGGAATTGGCTTTTGCGTTAGCTTCGTTTGCAACGGGAATCTTGAGCCTGCTGCTGGCTATCACGGTCGTTCTAGGGAACCCTCGGTTAAAAGAAAACCGTTCTTGGGCGCTAGCTAGTTTGAGCGTGGCTGTTTGGGCTGGTGGATTGGGGTTTGCGATCCTGGCTGCGGACAAGGAACAATCGTTATTCTGGAATCAGATTTTTTATTGCGGCGGTGTTTGGGTTCCGACAACCTTTCTCTGGTTTGTTTCTATTTTTACCAAGAAACCCATTTCTAAACTTATTCTTTTTGGTGCCATCATTATTAGTTTTATTCTGACCGTTATTCTTGTTAGTCAAATCGAATGGTTCATCGTTGATTTAGTCCCGAGGGGACCATTTCGTTATTGGGAATCGCTTGGTCCCGCATACCACCTTTTTTCATTATTCTTTTTTTTGGGAATGCTTTATTCAATAAGCCATCTCTACAAGGCCATGAAAAACGACCAGTTCCTGGAAAAACAGAAGCTGTTATGGGTTTTGGTGGGAATGGGGGTTGGTGTCTTTGGTGGATCGACCAACTTCTTTTACGACTACTCCATAAATATTCCACCTTTCGGTCAGTTTCTGGTTTTTCTTTATCCGCTTCTTATGTCCTGGGCAATTGTCCGATATCAAGCATTGGATGTCCGAATCCTTTTTCGGAAGACGGGCTTGTTGGTTGGAATTTATCTACTCCTGATTCTTTTGGTGGCTCCGGTCCTTTTTCTTTTACAGGGAATGATTGGTTTGCGGGGAGCAAGAGAGGCGGTTATATTTTTCTTGAGTTCATTGATCGTTGGAGTGATTTTATCTTTGGCCCCATTTGCCTATGCGTATTTCGTTCAACGAAGCCGTTTTTTTCATGAACACACGCTGGCGGGAATTGCTCATGAACTTAAAAGTCCCCTCGCTATTATTGAGAGCGCCCTAGAGGTTTTGACTGATTCAAATGGGTTGAAAAAAAGCGCGGCGGTGCAGAAAGATTATTTGGAGATGATTGAACGGAATACATCTAGGCTCCAACTATATGTGAATGACCTTCTTCAGGTTTTTAATCTGCAAGGGAAAAAATTGCCGTTGAAAATGGATGCCGTGGATATCCGATCCGTTTGCGACAAAGTTGTGGATGTGGTGCGACCGTTGGCCTTAGCCAAGGGCCTGAAATTGGCAACGGTCTACCCGGATCAATTGGATCCCATCCGTATTGACTCTGAAAAGATTGAGAAAGTTGTTTCAAATTTGTTGTCGAACGCATTGAAGTTTACCGATAAAGGGGAGATCGAATTGCTCGTCATCGTCAATGGGAACAATGGTATCACCATTAAGATCACCGATACAGGTAAGGGCATCCCAAAGGAAGATGTCCCATTTATTTTTGAGAGATTTTATCAGGGGGCAGCGGGAAGATCAGCCAAAGGAACGGGACTTGGGCTTGCGATAGCCCGCGCTTGGGTTGAGGCCCATGGTGGTAGTATTCATGCGGAATCTCGCGGTGCCGGAAAGGGTAGTTGTCTATGGTTTTCATTGCCGAAATAG
- the bamA_3 gene encoding Outer membrane protein assembly factor BamA: MTISRITIRGTDIFDFETQTYLRKFPYTTINFLHIQTKEHVIKNELLFKVGDKVDPFLLSETERNLRALSFIRAARVAQFPQRDGTVALVVYVNDSWTTEPQFNLGGQNSIESTEIGFKEKNLFGLGKNVSFFYEEGENFIQREYNYTDPRFLGSRWQLKGGLINRTEAKQRDISMERPFYSIDTKWSGRMSHDYAESVIDEFENNKQVSRFAQTKETTELTAAAKIGGGRDVISRTGLRWRKTQINYERIDQTSLNRSIPEDAQLQTIFVDLNLQQNEFFEATHLEKMTRVEDFNKGPILRLSPGVSPRELNGTKHQTESEATFESRIFLKNRHMFHQSYLYSGRNTFEKSENQRYGIKWKYYYLPNHKHTLVVHSRADWGHKLDPDSQIELGGENGLRAFEADSIVGNKGWVFNIEDRMFFVDEVFSLFSLGGVVFYDMGYVWAKENPVALSQLRSDMGAGLRIGLTRSSNEVIIRFDLSYRHQVDNPGDSHWVVTFGTGQAF, from the coding sequence ATGACCATCTCTCGAATCACGATTCGCGGCACGGACATTTTTGATTTTGAGACTCAAACCTACCTCAGGAAATTTCCTTACACCACCATCAATTTTCTGCATATTCAAACCAAAGAACATGTCATTAAAAATGAATTGCTCTTTAAAGTCGGAGACAAGGTGGACCCCTTCCTGCTCAGCGAAACCGAACGAAACTTAAGGGCCCTTTCGTTTATACGCGCGGCGCGTGTGGCCCAATTCCCTCAGAGAGACGGGACCGTCGCGCTGGTTGTTTATGTCAATGACTCCTGGACCACCGAACCTCAGTTCAACTTGGGGGGGCAAAACAGCATCGAATCAACCGAAATTGGATTCAAAGAAAAAAATCTGTTTGGCCTCGGTAAAAATGTGAGTTTTTTTTATGAGGAAGGGGAAAATTTTATTCAACGAGAATACAATTATACCGACCCTCGTTTTTTGGGAAGCCGTTGGCAACTTAAGGGGGGCCTTATCAACAGAACGGAAGCAAAACAACGGGACATCAGCATGGAACGCCCTTTTTACTCCATCGATACGAAATGGTCCGGGCGCATGAGCCACGATTACGCTGAATCGGTCATCGATGAATTTGAGAACAACAAACAAGTGTCTCGATTTGCTCAAACCAAGGAGACCACGGAGTTAACAGCAGCGGCAAAAATTGGCGGCGGAAGAGACGTAATAAGCCGAACCGGCTTGAGATGGAGAAAAACACAAATCAACTATGAGCGAATTGATCAAACGTCCCTCAACCGAAGCATTCCCGAAGATGCTCAACTCCAAACTATCTTCGTCGATTTGAATTTGCAACAAAATGAATTTTTTGAAGCCACCCACCTGGAAAAAATGACCCGTGTTGAAGATTTCAATAAAGGGCCCATTCTGCGATTGTCGCCAGGAGTGTCTCCGCGTGAACTGAATGGAACCAAACATCAAACGGAAAGTGAAGCCACTTTTGAGAGCCGAATTTTTTTAAAAAACCGGCATATGTTTCATCAATCCTATCTTTACTCCGGCCGAAACACCTTTGAAAAGTCTGAGAATCAAAGGTACGGCATAAAATGGAAATATTATTACCTGCCAAATCACAAACACACGTTGGTTGTCCATTCCCGCGCCGATTGGGGGCACAAACTGGATCCGGACAGTCAAATTGAATTGGGAGGAGAAAATGGTTTGCGGGCTTTTGAAGCAGACAGCATCGTTGGAAACAAAGGTTGGGTTTTTAATATTGAAGACAGAATGTTTTTTGTTGATGAAGTTTTCAGTTTGTTCTCATTGGGAGGCGTGGTTTTCTACGATATGGGATATGTCTGGGCCAAGGAGAACCCGGTGGCCCTATCCCAATTAAGATCAGACATGGGCGCGGGGCTTCGAATAGGTCTCACACGATCTTCCAATGAGGTCATTATCCGTTTTGACCTTTCTTATCGACATCAGGTGGACAATCCAGGGGATTCTCATTGGGTTGTGACTTTTGGGACGGGACAGGCGTTTTAA